From the genome of Brevinematales bacterium:
TCACAGGATTTTCAATAATAACAGGAAAAAGGATTGATGCCGATTCATCCCTGAATAAAACCGTCAAACAGAATATCCTCATCTTAAACGACCTTGAATTCGAGGTACCTGAAAAAACATACAATCAGTTCGAGGCCGGCGAGACAGTGGAAATCCAGTATACCAAATCCACCGGAATCCTGATATCTATCCATAAACGCTAGACAACCCCGTTCAGAATTTTATCCATAACCCCCTTGATATACGGGCTTTCGAACTCCTCCGCGAGCGCGTCCATATTCGCGACATCCCACCCCTTCCGGCCGAAAAACGTCTCCTTCCGCTGGATACCCAACATTTTAAATCCGGCCTTCTCGTATGCGCGCACGCCGCGTTTATTGAACTCCTTCACCTGGAGACGGATGCTTTCCAGATTGAGGATATTGAACCCGTAGTCGAGGATCAGCCGGGTCGCCTCGGCGCCGTACCCCTTCCCCCAGAACTCCTTCTCCCCGATCATGATGCCGAACGAGGCGGTACGGTTGACCCAGTCGATCTCGTGAAGCCCGCAGTCGCCGATATGCGTGTCCGTCGCCAGATCGACAATCGCGAACCCGTGATCTCCCGCCTTCAGCCCTCCGGTCAACTGCTCGCCGATATTCACCTCGTTCGGGGCGATCCGAATACTCATATTCATCGACGTCTCGACATCGTTCAGCCATCCGGCGGATTTTTTACAGTCGTCCGGGTCTCGCGGGGATAGGTAGCAGAGTTTTCCGGTCAGTTTTTTATAGTAGGGCATGGTTCATTCCTTGATAAAATTCACTACATACGGGCTTTCGAACTCGTCGGCGAGGATATCCATCATCACGAAATCGTAACGCTTCCCGGCGACCTGCACCGCCTTCCGCCATCGCCCGATCTGTTTGAACCCGGCCTTCTCGTACGCGCGGATCGCGCGTTTATTGTATTCCATCACCTTCAGGAAAATGTTATAGAGATTGAGGATATTGAAACCGAAGTCGAGGATCAGGCGCGTCGCCTCCTCGCCGTACCCCTTGTTCCAGTAATCCTTGTCGCCGATAAAGATGCCGAATTCCGCGTGACGCCCGATCCACCCTATATTATGAAGCCCGCAGTTCCCGATCAGCTTATCGGTCGCGAGGTCGACTATCCCGAATACGGGGTTGCCCTCTTTCAGATTGGTATCGATAAATTCACGCTCATTCACCAGATTGATCGTCGTCAGCGAGAGGTTGACCGTGATCTCGAAATCGTTCAGCCATTCGACATATTTCGGCGCGTCGTCCGGGTTGATCGGCGACAGGTAGCACTTTTTCCCCACGATTCGTTTAAAGTACGGCATATCGGCCTCCTCGAAAGGAGAATTATAACAACGGAGCGATAAAAACGCAACTGCCCGTTAACTCCTGTCACCCCGAGCCTGCCGAGGGGGAATAGACTATACCTATGAGCCTTTTACCGTTTCCAAACACGGGCAATTTACTGATACATAGAATAGGTTTGATATAGGAATTAGCCTGCTTGAACCCATTAGGGTGCGCGGCAGTTACTTATCGATCAGAACCACCGAACTTCGGGGCTTCAATCGTATCCCGTTGGTGTCGAGCGGGAGTTCCTTACCGTGCGGGTAAAATCCGGGGTGCGCCGACGTATCCGCCGCGACATACCACTTCTTCCCCCGGACGGGATAGGGCAGGATAAAGAGCTGTTCCTCCCAATGGGCGTTGAACGCGACATAGATATCGTTATCCGGCTGACTCGCGCCGGTCTCATGCGGCGCGCCGTCGAGCATGAACGCGATCTCGCGGGATTCGTATCCCCAGTCCGGTTCGCCCGGGCGCAGACCGTGCCAGCTGATATCCGGGAGTTCGTTGCCCCCGAGGTCGAGGCCTGTAAAGAAATGCTCCCGCTGAAGCGCGGGGTGCTTTTTCCTGAAATGTATCATAAACTTACAGAACTCGTAGATTTCCTTATTCCGCGACTTCAATCCCCAATCAATCCAGTTCAATTCGTTATCGTGACAATAAGTGTTATTGTTCCCCTGTTTGGTGAAACCGATCTCGTCCCCCGCGAGCAGCATCGGGGTTCCCTGACTGACCATCAGCATCAGGAAGAAATTCTTCATCTGCCGGATACGGAGTTCGCTAATCGCGGGGTCGTCCGTCTCGCCCTCTACCCCGCCGTTCCAGCTCATATTCTGATTCTCCCCGTCCATATTTCCTTCGCCGTTCCGGTCGTTGTGCTTCTCGTTGTAGCTGACCAAGTCCCTCAGCGTAAACCCGTCGTGCGCGGTGATGAAGTTGATGCTGTGATACGGCTTTCCCTGACGGTGCTCGAACAAATCCGCGCTCCCGGATATCCGTTTCGCTATCTCGGAGACCATGCCTGGGTCGCCCTTGATAAACGATCGCGCGTTATCGCGGAATTTCCCGTTCCATTCGGCCCACCCCGGAGGAAATCCGCCGACAGTGTACAGTCCGACTGCGTCCCATCCCTCGGCGATCACTTTCGTGTTCGACAGGATGGGGTCGCGGCTGATCTCGGAAAGCACCGAATAGTTCGGCATCCAGTCGCCCTTTTCATCGCGCCCCAGTATCGCCGCGAGGTCGAACCGGAATCCGTCCACATGCATATCCACCACCCAGTAACGCAGCGAATCGAGGATCAGCCGTTTCACCACCGGGTGGTTGCAGTTCAGCGTGTTGCCGCATCCCGAGTAATTATAATAGTAACGCCCGTGATCGAGCATATAATATACCCTGTTATCCAGCCCGCGGAAGCTGAGGGTCGGCCCGTACTCGTTACCCTCGCCCGTGTGATTATAGACTACGTCGATAATCACCTCGATCCCCGCCTTGTGGAGCGCCTTCACCATCTCCTTGAACTCGCTGACGGCCGTGAAACCCACCCTGTCCGACGCGTACCATGAGCACGGCGCGAAGAACGCGAGTGTGGAATATCCCCAGTAATTCACGAGCGGCTGGCCTGTTACGGGATCGGTGTGGAAATTCTCCTTTTCGTTGAACTGCTGAACCGGCAGAAGCTCGAGCGTGGTGATGCCCAAATCCTTGAGATAGGGTATCATATCGATAATCCCGAGGTATGTTCCGGGATGTTTGACCTCGGAGGAATCGTGGCGCGTCATCGAACGGATATGCGCCTCGTAGATAATCGTATCGTTCATCGGTATGCGGAGCGGGCGGTCGTCCTCCCAGTCGAACGAGGACTCGTCCAGAACCATACTTTTAGCCTTGATATTGATATTTTTTTCCGCGCTGAACGACAGATCGCCGTCCTTGGAATTGCGGGCATAACCGTATGCCGAGGTCTCGTTCCAGTAATACTCGCCCCCGACCGCCTTGGTGTATGGGTCGATCAGCAGTTTATTACCGTTAAAACGCTGCCCTTCGAGAGGCTTGTACGGTCCGTCGACCATGTAGCCGTAGTACTGCCCGTCCTCGACGTCATGCACGAAGATATGCCAAACGTCGCCGGTACGGTTGCGGTGCGGGTCGAACGGGATAACATGGGTAGGGGTGAGCGCGGTGTGACTGTTGAACAGGAGAAGCGTAACCGATGAGGCGTGACGGGAAAAAACGGCGAAGTTGCACCCGTTCCCCACAATCGTAGCGCCGAAAAGATAGGGATTCCCGGATTCGGTCTTCATCCCGTCGATCTCAAAAATCTTTGACATAGAGCATCCTTAATATCAGTTAATCATATTATAATAAAACATATTAAGAGTCAATTCCGCGCTCGTATGAAAAAGTTTTTGATTTGCTAAGAAAAGTTGTTAAATAAAGCAGGGCTGCCATTCCGACAGCCCTAGTTTTTAGATTGCCAGTCGTTTTTATATATCGTTCACCCTTCGACTTCGCTCAGGGCAGGCTCCTTCGACTTCGCGCAGGATTACGCTATGCCGCCGAAAACCGAACTTTATATCCTGATACCCAACGCGACATTATACTTATATTCGTACATCCAGTAGATATAGTTATTGCCGGCCAGTTCCGCCGCGTCGTTCATCTTCGGCATCAGATTATACCCCAGCGTAAACGAGGGAATCAGATAGATCGCGGTGCCGAAATTGAGGTTCAGACCGCCGCCCACCAGCGCATAGATATCATTCATCATATTAAACGTCGTACCCAAATCGTCCACGCCGTCGCCGTTATAATCCAGCGCAAGATACATCCGGTAACCGAAACCCGCGCCGACCCAGAGACTGCCGATGCCGATATCCAACGGGAGCTTGAACATCAGGTCGAACGAGAGCGCGGAAAGCGTCGCGTTGCCGTAGTTGGTCGGGGTAACCGATATTTCCGTTCCGCTCGCGACCATCCTCTGGATATCGACATTCCCCGCTAGGCTCATATTGTATTCTACGTCGAGACGGGCGTAGACCATATCGAAAAAGACGCCCGCGCCGATATTATTGAAATAACTTTCGCTTGCCAGATAGTTTTTATCGTCAAGCCCCGATCTCACACCCCCGACAGACGGAATAAAATTCGCCTTCAAACCCAATACCATATCCAGCGAGTAAACCATATTCGATGCAAAAATAATGATAAAAACCAAGGCCAGCTTCTTCATAGTATCCTCCGCTATTAATATCCTATATATATTATGCTCCATTTTCCATAAAAATCAACTTAAAAATCGAAAGTTTTTAGTTTTAAGCCTCTAATTATTCCATCTCCCCGGCAGTTTATCACCTCGGACGCATTCCTTTGATATACCATACCACTATTCAGGCGATAATTCAAACATATTTCCGGGGGTAATTACCGCCTTATTTCGAAAAGGTAATACCCGTATGGGCCTAACGTTACCTGATAATCAGAATCCCCGATCCGCGGGAATTCCGTATCTCCGGTCACCTCGGTGAGCCCGCATCCGTTAAACCCCCGAAGGTCGATTCGTACCGGCTGGGAACTCGCCGCCATATTAAAGACGCATAACATCCGTTCGCCGTCATACTCGAGCACATACACCAGCACTTTTTTATTCTCGGGATAGATAAAACGAAGCGCCCCGCGCGGGAACGATTTATACCGTCGGCGGACGCGGATCATTTTTTTCATCCAGTTCAGTATGGAGCTGGGTATCATTTCCTCCACCTGCACATTCACGCTCGTGTAGCTGTAATCCGCGTCGGTAATCACAGGCGCGTACAGCCGCGACGGGTTACAGGAGGAGAACCCCGCGTTACGGTTATCGTTCCAATGCATCGGGGTGCGGACGCCGTTACGGTCGCCCAGGAAGATATTATCCCCCATCCCGATCTCGTCGCCGTAGTAAATCACGGGCGATCCGGGCAGGGTAAACAGCAGAACATTAAGGAGCTCCACCTTTCGGTAGTCCTTCTCCAATAGCGGCACCAGCCGCCGCCGGATGCCGGTATACAGTTTCATCTGCGGGTCTTTCGCGTACTCGTTGAACATATAGTCGCGTTCCTCGTCGGTACATATCAAAAGTGTGAGTTCGTCGTGGTTCCGCAGGAATGTCGCCCATTGGCAATTCTCCGGGAGTATCGGGGTTTTCTTGATGATATCCACTATCGGGCCGTGATGCTCCTGCTTGACCGCCATAAACAGCCGCGGCATCAGGGGGAAATTGAACGCCATATGCAGTTCGTCGCCGTCCCCGAAATATTGCCGGAGGTCTTCCGGCCACTGGTTCGCCTCAGCGATCATTACCGCATCGGGATATTTTTCGTCCAGCATCGCGCGGATACGTTTCAGGTACGCATGCGTTTCGGGAAGGCTCTCGCAGTTCGTCCCTTCGCGCTCGAAAAGGTACGGGACAGCGTCCACCCGGAATCCGTCCAGCCCCATATCGAGCCAAAAACGGATGACGTCGAGCATCTCCTCCTGCACCTTGGGGTTATCGAAATTCAGGTCGGGTTGATGGGAGAAAAAACGGTGCCAGTAATAACTCCCGCAGTCGGCGCACCACGCCCAGTTCGATGTTTCATGGTTGATAAATATAATACTCGCGCCGGAATATTTATTCGGATCGTCCGACCAGACATAGTAGTCGTGATACGGCGAGGAAGGCCCCTTTCGCGCCTCGACAAACCACGGGTGACGGTCGGAGGTATGGTTCAGCACCAAGTCCGCGATCACGCGAATCCCTTGCATATGCGCCTCAACCAGGAATACCTTGAACTCCTCCATAGTACCGTACTCGGGATTGATACCTTTATAATCCATAATATCATAACCGTCATCGCGCCCCGGCGATGGATACATCGGGAGTAGCCAGATGCAGTCCACCCCCAGTTCGCGGAGATATTCGAGACGGGAAGTCAGCCCGGGAATATCTCCCTTTCCGTCGCCGTTCGAATCCTGGAATCCCCGGATATAGAGTTCGTAGAATACCGCGTCCTTGTACCAGTAGTCTTTCAATATTTCGTCCTTATTTCTTTTTTGCTTTTATCAGACGGGAGAGAATACCCCGGATATCCTTGTAATTCGCGACATTATACTTCGCGCGCGAGTAGTCGTAGCCTACCTTGACCGTAATCGCGTCATCGTCCAATACGCCGAACATATCCTCGTCGGTCACATCATCCCCGGCCGCAAGGATAAAATCGTACTTACTGCGCGATATCCAGAATCTGCATCCCTGCCCCTTCGATATCCCCACGTCCTTGATCTCCAGCACCATATTCCCCTCGAGAATACCGATCTTATGGTTCTGGGTCAGGCTGATCAGCGAATTTTTCAGTTCGGTAGCGCGAATCTGCCCTAATTCCGGGTCGGTCTTCCGGTAATGCCACACCAGCGAAAAATCCTTCTCCTCGATAAACGTGCCGGGGGTACGCAGTACGAAACGTTCCAGTACGGGGCGAATCTCCTGCTTCCATTCGGTAGAGGAGTGCGCGGTCGACCGCCATTCCTTTTCATCCTTCCGGTAGAACCACCCCCCGTGCTCCGCCATCAGGTTGATATCTATCCCATCGAACCAGCGTCCTACGCTGTCGCGCCCTCTCCCGCTGATAATCACTGTTTCCGTGCCGGGGATAGACGCGAGGGACTTCAGGATAGACGCGAGCGCGTGATCGGGCGACGCGTTCTCAGGACGGTTATTAAACGGGACTAACGTACCGTCATAATCGAGCAGTATCAGCGCGTTTTTACTCGCGGCAAATTTCAATGCTATATCTTCCAATTCCGCCTCATTTAGGGTGGTTTTTATAATAAATTCGTTCTGCGCGCGAATACTCAGCAGTTTTTCGAGGAAATCCTCCGCCCATTGGGTGATATTATACGCCTCCAGACGCTGATGCATCGCCTGAAGGTACATCTCCTGCTCGGGATGCGACATCCGCAGCGCCCGCGCGATCGCCTCGGCGACCTCCTCATAATTATAGGGGTTTACCTGAATGGCTTCGCCAAGTTCTTTAGCCGACCCCGCGAATTCGCTGAGAATCAATACCCCGTGGCCGTCCTCGCACACGGCGATATATTCCTTCGCGACCAGATTCATCCCGTCGCGTAACGGAGTCACGAGCCCGATATCGGCCACAGTATACAACGCCATCATCTCGGTGAAACTCATCGTCCGGTAGAAATACTTCACCGGGTCCCACCCGATCGAGCCGTACTTCCCGTTCAGCGCGCCGACCTTCTCCTCGACCACCTTTTTGATCGATATATAGTCCTCGATACCGTCGCGCGAGGGCGACACTACGAGGATCAGGGTGATTTTCTCACGGTAGCCGGGATACTTATCGAGGAAGTACTCAAACGATTCGATACGCTGGATAATGCCCTTCGTATAATCGAGCCTGTCCACGGAGAGCAGGATTTTTTTATCCTTCATCTCCGCGCGCATCTTAGCGGCTTCCTTTTTTACTTCGGGCAGACCGGCGCTATCGCGGTATTTCCGGTAGTCGATACCCATCGGGAACGTATCGATTTTCACCGCGCGGTTTCCCATCCGTACCTGCCCGAGGTTATGCTCCATACCGAGGATATTCCGAAGGCAATCGAGGAAGTAGGAAACATAGTCGTAGGTGTGGAATCCGATCAGATCGGCGCCCATCATTCCATCGAGGAGCTCCCGCCGCCATGGAAGCAGGCGGAAAATATCGTAGACGGGAAACGGGATATGCAGGAAGAAACCGATCGGGATATCCGGGTATTTCTCGCGTATCATCGCGGGAAGCAGGAGAAGCTGGTAATCGTGTATCCATACGATATCGTCCGGCTTTATCTGCGCAATTACCGCGTCGGCGAACTTCCTGTTGACATTGACATACTCGTTCCAGTAAGAACCCTCGTATTTCGCGAGGAGCTGGAAGTAATGAAACAGCGGCCACAGCGTCTTATTCGAAAATCCGTAATAGTACTGCTCGACCTCACGGCGTGAGAGATGCACCGGATACATGCCCTTCGCGGACATTTTATCCATAATATCCGTTTTCTCATGCTCGGTGAGACGTTCCGAATTGATGCCGCTCCACCCTACCCAGAGCGCCGGACGCGACTCGAAGAATGACGAAAGCCCTGTCGCGAGACCTCCCGCGCTGAAATTAATATTAATCCTGTTATTCGTCTTGGAGAGCTTAACCGGCAGGCGATTCGATACCATAACTATTCGTTTCAAAAACACTTCCCCATGTAACATTTCCTATATTTTACCGGCTATTACATTAGATTGCAAGTATATACCGGTTAAATAATAAAAAATCCCCGCATTCAGCGTAACCGCTTGATTTTTACCGATATTATTGTTATGATATATTATCAAATTCAGGAGGCGGGAAATGAAAAAGAAACCCCGGAACACGCTCGTGCTCGCCTCGCTCGAGGGAAAGAACAACCTGAATAAGGCGTCGGTGATTCCCTCCGCGCGCGAAAAAGAGCGGTATGACAGGAACTACCGGAAACGGCAGTTCAGGAATGAGACGGAAATGTGCCGTCGCGATAACCATAACGGTTGGAGCGGCGGCCTTTTTGATTCAGGAAATAATGTAACGGCCACAAGCGGCATACTGCGTATGTGCTAATCCCGATGCCGGACAAATAATTATCATAAAAATATAACCCGTGATGAGAGTATGTCGCTAATATCAACTATGCGGCACATTGCGTGCGGCCCCCACCTCCCTCTACGCGTAAGGCAAGTGGATGGCGGGTCGGACGACCCCGCAAAGCGGGGGAGGAGTTACGGCGTTTCCCGTTTTGCGATCCTTCTTCCCAGAAGCGGCATCAAGGCGGGGCGCTCTTTGGATACAGAAAGTATCATATCTCCCCTGCGTTTCCGGCATCGGGGGACTCCTTTGTTTCTTCTAATTGGACTGATTTACATTTGCCTTCTTTAATAAGATTCACAACTCGTTGTATTCCTTCCATCGCGAAGATAATCTTTACTCTGCTATACCGAACTTCCGGTGCTCCTTCTAATAGGGGAAAATCTTTTAGCTTATCTATTCCTATTTTCCAAGCGATTATACTTATCATTTCCAAATTATATCCATATCCGTCTTCGCCCATGTGTTTGCTGAAAAAGTAGTTATAATTCGTAGGAGAGACCCCGAAGAAACAAATAATAAATGATGTTCCGTCCCGTTTGTGAAACTTCAGATACCCCATATTTGTATTCTGTTTCCGGAGACCGCCTGCGATAAATCGTACTTCCTCGATTTCATTCCACTCTGCGAATTTCTTTTCGCCGATGAATATCCGGTACCAGAACTTTTTCCCATAGATACCATCGTTCTTTAAAGTGACGTTCCATAATCCGGTAATAATCTGGGTAATAAAATGCGGATATTCTCCTGTATAAACACACCAAAATGTTAAAACCAAGGGTAGAATAAACGCTCCGGAAAATGTACCCGCAATAAAAATTCCATACACTAATAGTATAATTAAAAATCCTGCAATAAAATATGGTAAAATAAACTCGAAAAGGAATACCCCCATAGGTCTTTGCTTGTAGCTTACGTTAATTTGTGCCATGTGGTTTTCCTAAATCCTTCATTGATTTTTTCCACCATTCGCCAAAAAAATCAAAGAGAGTTTCAACTGAAGAAAATACCGTACCTAGAGCAAATTGTCCGGCATGCGCTCCCTGCATCAATGCCCCGGTTTGCGCCCCGCTGGTAATTGTAAATCCTGTATTTATACCGAATCCGGCCGAACCGACGATTAACGAACCTACTCCCGCTTTAAAAAGTGTTTGCGCCCATCCTCCTTTATTCCAATAACCATCTAACGTCTGACCATCAATCAGGAACTGACTTGAAACATCCTCCGCTGTATAATAAATAGCAGAAAACTTTAAAGCAGAGTTTACTGTATCAAAAGCGCGCGTCCCGGTGCCTACAGCGCCGAAAACCGATCCTGAAAATCCCGCCCATAATAAATCCGCTCCCGGATTTTCCCATTGATATCCTGGCATTAGTCTTATTTTCAACCCCTCCATTCCCGCTTTCAATCCTATGTTTAATGCCGCATTGATAATCGCAGAATCGAAAACCGCTCCCCCGGTCGTTCCCAATACACCGGGTAATAATGGAAGTCCTATTCCGGTAGATATTGCCAAGCCTACAAGTGCAGCGCCGCCCGTCCAATTCGCAAGTGTCTTATTTTGATCTTGTTTGTCAGCATAGAACTGATTGATGTCATTATAATGATCCCCCCAGAAGAAGTTACCATTGACGGTTTGAGTCGGCAGTGTTGGTCCATACGAATATCCGCCTGCAACCCCACTTCCCGCAGCGGCCAGTTGAGCCTGCGCCTGGGCGGCTTCCTTCGCCGCCTTGGCCGCCTGCGCGGCGTCCCAGTTCTGCCATGACGCCATCTCCATATCCTTCGCCTTTTCCGCCAAATCCGCCTGCGCGAACTCCATGAACTTGTCGATCGCTTCCTGTCCGGTATAAACCTTCGGGTTGCCGTCCCTGTCCTTCTCCGTCGGGCTGGTGTACCCGTTCTTCATGATGTCGTTGATCTTTCCCGCGAGTTGCTGTTTCAACGCCTCCGCGATCTGCTTCGTGCCCTCTTCGCCGGATACCGAACGGTCGAAATAATTGAGCGCTTTCGCGAGCTTCATTATATCGGGATTCATGCTCTCGAACTGTTCCATATTCTTCTCGGCGTTCGCCCCCGCTACGCGAGGACAAGCTCAGGGTGACGATAGGTCGCAGGCAGTCTGCTTATAGCGCGATAGTATGCCGTAATGGAATTTGGCTGCCACGCAGTGGGCAAGGACTACTCCATGTTCT
Proteins encoded in this window:
- a CDS encoding bifunctional alpha,alpha-trehalose-phosphate synthase (UDP-forming)/trehalose-phosphatase — encoded protein: MKRIVMVSNRLPVKLSKTNNRININFSAGGLATGLSSFFESRPALWVGWSGINSERLTEHEKTDIMDKMSAKGMYPVHLSRREVEQYYYGFSNKTLWPLFHYFQLLAKYEGSYWNEYVNVNRKFADAVIAQIKPDDIVWIHDYQLLLLPAMIREKYPDIPIGFFLHIPFPVYDIFRLLPWRRELLDGMMGADLIGFHTYDYVSYFLDCLRNILGMEHNLGQVRMGNRAVKIDTFPMGIDYRKYRDSAGLPEVKKEAAKMRAEMKDKKILLSVDRLDYTKGIIQRIESFEYFLDKYPGYREKITLILVVSPSRDGIEDYISIKKVVEEKVGALNGKYGSIGWDPVKYFYRTMSFTEMMALYTVADIGLVTPLRDGMNLVAKEYIAVCEDGHGVLILSEFAGSAKELGEAIQVNPYNYEEVAEAIARALRMSHPEQEMYLQAMHQRLEAYNITQWAEDFLEKLLSIRAQNEFIIKTTLNEAELEDIALKFAASKNALILLDYDGTLVPFNNRPENASPDHALASILKSLASIPGTETVIISGRGRDSVGRWFDGIDINLMAEHGGWFYRKDEKEWRSTAHSSTEWKQEIRPVLERFVLRTPGTFIEEKDFSLVWHYRKTDPELGQIRATELKNSLISLTQNHKIGILEGNMVLEIKDVGISKGQGCRFWISRSKYDFILAAGDDVTDEDMFGVLDDDAITVKVGYDYSRAKYNVANYKDIRGILSRLIKAKKK
- the glgX gene encoding glycogen debranching protein GlgX, with the protein product MSKIFEIDGMKTESGNPYLFGATIVGNGCNFAVFSRHASSVTLLLFNSHTALTPTHVIPFDPHRNRTGDVWHIFVHDVEDGQYYGYMVDGPYKPLEGQRFNGNKLLIDPYTKAVGGEYYWNETSAYGYARNSKDGDLSFSAEKNINIKAKSMVLDESSFDWEDDRPLRIPMNDTIIYEAHIRSMTRHDSSEVKHPGTYLGIIDMIPYLKDLGITTLELLPVQQFNEKENFHTDPVTGQPLVNYWGYSTLAFFAPCSWYASDRVGFTAVSEFKEMVKALHKAGIEVIIDVVYNHTGEGNEYGPTLSFRGLDNRVYYMLDHGRYYYNYSGCGNTLNCNHPVVKRLILDSLRYWVVDMHVDGFRFDLAAILGRDEKGDWMPNYSVLSEISRDPILSNTKVIAEGWDAVGLYTVGGFPPGWAEWNGKFRDNARSFIKGDPGMVSEIAKRISGSADLFEHRQGKPYHSINFITAHDGFTLRDLVSYNEKHNDRNGEGNMDGENQNMSWNGGVEGETDDPAISELRIRQMKNFFLMLMVSQGTPMLLAGDEIGFTKQGNNNTYCHDNELNWIDWGLKSRNKEIYEFCKFMIHFRKKHPALQREHFFTGLDLGGNELPDISWHGLRPGEPDWGYESREIAFMLDGAPHETGASQPDNDIYVAFNAHWEEQLFILPYPVRGKKWYVAADTSAHPGFYPHGKELPLDTNGIRLKPRSSVVLIDK
- a CDS encoding GNAT family N-acetyltransferase, giving the protein MPYFKRIVGKKCYLSPINPDDAPKYVEWLNDFEITVNLSLTTINLVNEREFIDTNLKEGNPVFGIVDLATDKLIGNCGLHNIGWIGRHAEFGIFIGDKDYWNKGYGEEATRLILDFGFNILNLYNIFLKVMEYNKRAIRAYEKAGFKQIGRWRKAVQVAGKRYDFVMMDILADEFESPYVVNFIKE
- the treS gene encoding maltose alpha-D-glucosyltransferase, whose translation is MLKDYWYKDAVFYELYIRGFQDSNGDGKGDIPGLTSRLEYLRELGVDCIWLLPMYPSPGRDDGYDIMDYKGINPEYGTMEEFKVFLVEAHMQGIRVIADLVLNHTSDRHPWFVEARKGPSSPYHDYYVWSDDPNKYSGASIIFINHETSNWAWCADCGSYYWHRFFSHQPDLNFDNPKVQEEMLDVIRFWLDMGLDGFRVDAVPYLFEREGTNCESLPETHAYLKRIRAMLDEKYPDAVMIAEANQWPEDLRQYFGDGDELHMAFNFPLMPRLFMAVKQEHHGPIVDIIKKTPILPENCQWATFLRNHDELTLLICTDEERDYMFNEYAKDPQMKLYTGIRRRLVPLLEKDYRKVELLNVLLFTLPGSPVIYYGDEIGMGDNIFLGDRNGVRTPMHWNDNRNAGFSSCNPSRLYAPVITDADYSYTSVNVQVEEMIPSSILNWMKKMIRVRRRYKSFPRGALRFIYPENKKVLVYVLEYDGERMLCVFNMAASSQPVRIDLRGFNGCGLTEVTGDTEFPRIGDSDYQVTLGPYGYYLFEIRR
- a CDS encoding GNAT family N-acetyltransferase, with translation MPYYKKLTGKLCYLSPRDPDDCKKSAGWLNDVETSMNMSIRIAPNEVNIGEQLTGGLKAGDHGFAIVDLATDTHIGDCGLHEIDWVNRTASFGIMIGEKEFWGKGYGAEATRLILDYGFNILNLESIRLQVKEFNKRGVRAYEKAGFKMLGIQRKETFFGRKGWDVANMDALAEEFESPYIKGVMDKILNGVV